From one Chanodichthys erythropterus isolate Z2021 chromosome 3, ASM2448905v1, whole genome shotgun sequence genomic stretch:
- the rps11 gene encoding 40S ribosomal protein S11 — protein MADAQNERSYQKQPTIFQNKKRVLAVEGGGKEKLPRYHRNVGLGFKTPREAIEGTYIDKKCPFTGNVSIRGRILSGVVTKMKMQRTIVIRRDYLHYIRKYNRFEKRHKNMSVHLSPCFRDVTPGDIVTVGECRPLSKTVRFNVLKVTKAAGAKKQFQKF, from the exons ATGGCGGACGCACAG AACGAGAGGTCTTATCAGAAGCAGCCCACCATCTTCCAGAACAAGAAGCGGGTTCTGGCTGTTGAAGGAGGTGGCAAAGAAAAGCTCCCACGTTACCACAGAAACGTTGGCTTGGGCTTCAAAACCCCCAGAGAG GCTATTGAAGGCACTTATATCGATAAGAAATGCCCTTTCACTGGAAACGTGTCCATCAGAGGCCGGATTCTATCCG GTGTGGTGACCAAGATGAAGATGCAGAGGACCATCGTCATCAGGCGGGACTACTTGCATTACATTCGCAAGTACAACCGTTTTGAGAAGAGACATAAGAACATGTCTGTCCACCTCTCCCCATGCTTCAG GGACGTGACTCCTGGTGACATCGTAACAGTTGGAGAATGCCGACCTCTTAGCAAGACTGTGAGGTTCAACGTCCTGAAGGTCACCAAGGCGGCTGGAGCCAAGAAGCAGTTCCAGAAGTTCTAG
- the LOC137017735 gene encoding apoptosis regulator BAX-like isoform X3, which translates to MAAPSGGGDTGIGNDQILALGSALLNNFVYERVSRHGDGDAEVTRSQLGGVELCDPSHKRLAQCLQQIGDELDGNMQLQRMLNDSALQPTQDVFMRVAREIFSDGKFNWGRVVALFYFACRLVIKAISTKIPEIIRTIISWTMSYIQEHVINWIREQGGWEGIRSYFGTPTWQTIGVFLAGVLTTVVVIRKM; encoded by the exons ATGGCAGCGCCGTCGGGTGGAGGCGATACGG GCATTGGCAATGACCAGATACTTGCTTTGGGTTCTGCACTTCTCAATAA CTTTGTCTACGAGCGGGTTAGTCGCCATGGAGATGGTGATGCTGAAGTAACCCGGAGTCAGTTGGGTGGTGTTGAGCTGTGTGACCCCAGCCATAAACGCCTTGCTCAGTGTTTGCAGCAGATCGGAGATGAGCTGGATGGAAATATGCAGCTGCAAAG GATGTTAAATGACTCTGCTCTTCAACCGACTCAAGACGTCTTCATGCGAGTGGCCCGCGAGATCTTCTCTGATGGGAAGTTCAACTGGGGCAGGGTGGTGGCTCTTTTCTACTTTGCGTGCCGGCTTGTCATCAAG GCTATTTCAACCAAGATTCCTGAAATCATTAGAACCATCATTAGCTGGACTATGTCCTACATTCAGGAACATGTTATCAACTGGATCAGGGAACAGGGTGGATGG GAGGGAATCCGCTCCTATTTTGGGACCCCCACATGGCAAACTATCGGGGTTTTCCTGGCAGGAGTTCTCACCACAGTAGTGGTGATCCGCAAGATGTGA
- the LOC137017735 gene encoding apoptosis regulator BAX-like isoform X1, whose product MAAPSGGGDTGIGNDQILALGSALLNNFVYERVSRHGDGDAEVTRSQLGGVELCDPSHKRLAQCLQQIGDELDGNMQLQRMLNDSALQPTQDVFMRVAREIFSDGKFNWGRVVALFYFACRLVIKAISTKIPEIIRTIISWTMSYIQEHVINWIREQGGWEGIRSYFGTPTWQTIGVFLAGVLTTVVVIRKILNQYITAGATNVNEVDYT is encoded by the exons ATGGCAGCGCCGTCGGGTGGAGGCGATACGG GCATTGGCAATGACCAGATACTTGCTTTGGGTTCTGCACTTCTCAATAA CTTTGTCTACGAGCGGGTTAGTCGCCATGGAGATGGTGATGCTGAAGTAACCCGGAGTCAGTTGGGTGGTGTTGAGCTGTGTGACCCCAGCCATAAACGCCTTGCTCAGTGTTTGCAGCAGATCGGAGATGAGCTGGATGGAAATATGCAGCTGCAAAG GATGTTAAATGACTCTGCTCTTCAACCGACTCAAGACGTCTTCATGCGAGTGGCCCGCGAGATCTTCTCTGATGGGAAGTTCAACTGGGGCAGGGTGGTGGCTCTTTTCTACTTTGCGTGCCGGCTTGTCATCAAG GCTATTTCAACCAAGATTCCTGAAATCATTAGAACCATCATTAGCTGGACTATGTCCTACATTCAGGAACATGTTATCAACTGGATCAGGGAACAGGGTGGATGG GAGGGAATCCGCTCCTATTTTGGGACCCCCACATGGCAAACTATCGGGGTTTTCCTGGCAGGAGTTCTCACCACAGTAGTGGTGATCCGCAAGAT TCTCAACCAGTACATCACAGCAGGGGCTACCAATGTCAATGAAGTTGATTATACTTGA
- the LOC137017735 gene encoding apoptosis regulator BAX-like isoform X2, with protein sequence MMIELSFSGIGNDQILALGSALLNNFVYERVSRHGDGDAEVTRSQLGGVELCDPSHKRLAQCLQQIGDELDGNMQLQRMLNDSALQPTQDVFMRVAREIFSDGKFNWGRVVALFYFACRLVIKAISTKIPEIIRTIISWTMSYIQEHVINWIREQGGWEGIRSYFGTPTWQTIGVFLAGVLTTVVVIRKILNQYITAGATNVNEVDYT encoded by the exons ATGATGATAGAATtgtcattttcgg GCATTGGCAATGACCAGATACTTGCTTTGGGTTCTGCACTTCTCAATAA CTTTGTCTACGAGCGGGTTAGTCGCCATGGAGATGGTGATGCTGAAGTAACCCGGAGTCAGTTGGGTGGTGTTGAGCTGTGTGACCCCAGCCATAAACGCCTTGCTCAGTGTTTGCAGCAGATCGGAGATGAGCTGGATGGAAATATGCAGCTGCAAAG GATGTTAAATGACTCTGCTCTTCAACCGACTCAAGACGTCTTCATGCGAGTGGCCCGCGAGATCTTCTCTGATGGGAAGTTCAACTGGGGCAGGGTGGTGGCTCTTTTCTACTTTGCGTGCCGGCTTGTCATCAAG GCTATTTCAACCAAGATTCCTGAAATCATTAGAACCATCATTAGCTGGACTATGTCCTACATTCAGGAACATGTTATCAACTGGATCAGGGAACAGGGTGGATGG GAGGGAATCCGCTCCTATTTTGGGACCCCCACATGGCAAACTATCGGGGTTTTCCTGGCAGGAGTTCTCACCACAGTAGTGGTGATCCGCAAGAT TCTCAACCAGTACATCACAGCAGGGGCTACCAATGTCAATGAAGTTGATTATACTTGA